The DNA segment CGACCCCCGGGTGGAGCACCTGCGCGACATCCACCACGTGTCGGAGTTCGACCGCCTGGAGATCCAGCACTTCTTCGAGGTCTACAAGGACCTGGAGCCCGGCAAGTCCGTCGAGGGCGCCGACTGGGTCGGCCGTGCCGACGCCGAGGCCGAGGTCGAGAACTCGTACAAGCGCCTCCAGGCGCAGGGCGGGTCGCACTGAGCGAGAACTGAGCGGTGCGGTCCGCTGGACCGCCCGCCGCGACTGCTCCTGCGGGCGGTGCGTCCCTGCCGGGCGCACCGCCCGCAATGCGTCCGGAGGCGGCACAGCCGGTATCCGTGCGCATACTGGGCAGGCGCTGATCAAGTACGGGCGAGGCGGGAGCGGAGCGAGTGGCTGAGACGGACGGTCCCGAGGACCGCAAGCCGCAGTCGGACGAGGTACGGAGCGCGTTCGTACCGCCGACGGGCACGGGGACCCCGGCCCCCGAGGACTCCTCCACCACGTCGGAGTTCGCCGTGCCGCACGGACTCGCCTCGGAGACGCCCGCCGAACCCGAGGGTTCCGCCTTCACCACCCCGCAGACGTACAGCGCCCAGAACTCGCCGCCCGCCTTCACCCCGGCCCATGGCTTCCCCATGATCAAGCTGGCCAAGGAGGCGCCCTGGCAGGACCGGATGCGCACCATGCTGCGGATGCCGGTCCACGAGCGGCCGGCGCTGGAACCGGCGCAGAAGCAGGACGACGAGTCGGGTCCCGCCGTACCTCGCGTGCTCGACCTGACGCTCCGTATCGGCGAGCTGCTGCTCGCGGGCGGCGAGGGCGCCGAGGACGTGGAGGCGGCGATGTTCGCCGTCACCCAGGCGTACGGGCTCGAACGCTGCGAGCCGACCGTCACCTTCACCCTGCTGTCGATCTCGCACCAGCCGTCACTGGTGGACGACCCGGTGACCGCGAGCCGTACCGTACGCCGCCGGGGCACCGACTACACCCGTCTGGCGGCCGTCTACCACCTCATCGACGACATCACGTCCGAGGACGTCGACGTCTCGCTGGAGGAGGCGTACCGCGGCCTCGCCGGGATCCGCCGTAACCGGCACCCCTATCCGGGCTGGGCGCTGACGACCGCGAACGGGCTGCTCGCCGGGGCGGCATCCGTGCTCGTCGGCGGTGGCGCGCTGGTCTTCATCGCGGCGATGGTGGGCGCGATGCTGGGCGACCGGCTGGCCTGGTACCTCGCCGGGCGCGGGCTGCCGGAGTTCTACCAGTTCTCGGTGGCCGCGATGCCACCCGCCGCGGTGGGGGTGGCGCTCACCCTCGCGCACGTGCCCGATCTGCGGGCCTCAGCGGTGATCACCGGTGGGCTCTTCGCCCTGCTGCCGGGACGGGCGCTGGTCGCGGGCGTCCAGGACGGTCTGACCGGCTACTACATCACCGCGTCCGCGCGGCTGCTCGAAGTCGTCTACTTCTTCATCTCGATCGTGATCGGTGTGCTGATCGTGATCTGGCTGGGGCTTCAGTTCGGCGCCAACCAGCTCGACGCGGAGGCGGCGCTGACGAGCGTCAACAGGCCCGTCATCCAGATCCTCGCCGCGATGCTGCTGACCTTCGCGTTCGCGATCCTGCTCCAGCAGGACCGCTCGACGGTGCTGATGGTGACGCTGAACGGCGGGGTGGCCTGGATCGTCTACGGGGCGCTGCACTACGCGGGAAACATCTCACCGGTGCCGTCCACCGCCGTCGCGGCCGGACTCGTGGGCCTGTTCGGGCAGTTGTTCTCGCGCTACCGGTACGCCTCGGCGCTGCCGTACGTCACGGCGGCGATCGGGCCGCTGCTGCCCGGTTCGGCCACGTACTTCGGGATGCTGTACATCGCGCACAGCGACGTGAACAAGGGGCTGGCCTCGCTGACCAAGGCCGCCGCGCTGGCACTGGCCATCGCGGTCGGGGTGAACCTCGGGGGCGAGATCTCCCGGCTCTTCATGCGGGCGCCCGGCGTGGTCGGCGGCCAGCGCCGGGCGGCGAAGCGGACGCGCGGGTTCTGAGAGGCGGACGCGCGGGTCCTGGGGGTCTTCGGCTCTCTGTGCTCTTCCGGCCCGCCTACCGCTTGGCGTGCCGGCGGCGCCGGGGTCCCTGGCCCTCCGGGGCGTCGGGGGTCTGTGCACCCTCCCGGCCGGCCCTGCCGCGCGAGCGCAGGTACTCGATCGCGATCGGCACCACCGACACCAGCACGATCGCTACGAGGATCAGCTCGATGTGCGCGTTGACGAACGCGATCTTGCCGAGGCCCGCACCGAGCAGGGTCACGCCCACGCCCCAGAGCGTGCCGCCGATGACGTTGAAGATCACGAACGAGCGGTAGTTCATCCGGCTCACGCCCGCGATGATCGGCGTGAACGTCCGCACGATGGGCACGAAGCGGGCCAGCACCAGCGACTTCGGGCCGTACTTCTCGAAGAAGTCGTGTGCCTTCTCGACGTTCTCCTGCTTGAAGAGCTTGGAGTCCGGGCGCCGGAAGAGCGAGGGCCCGACCTTGCGGCCGAACAGATAGCCGACCTGGTCACCCGCGACGGCGGCCACGGCGACCAGCACGCAGAGCAGCCAGAGCGGTGTGCCGAGCTTGCCGGTGGTGACGAGCAGACCGCTGGTGAACAGCAGCGAGTCGCCCGGCAGGAAGAAGCCGATCAGCAGCCCGGACTCGGCGAAGACGATCACCAGCAGACCGGCCACCCCGAAGGTGCTGATCAGATAGTCCGGGTCCATCCAGCTCGGTCCGAGCGCGAGAGTAGTCACGGGTTCCGGGCTCCTGGGGTCAGTCGGCATGGGTGCCATGCGGGTAATGGCTGGCCAAAGTTATCAACGCCCGCGCGGGGTTCCTGGTTCCATCGCCTCCGCTCGGGTGCGATATACGAATTTTCGGGCAAGGTGATCACCAGGAGGTGGTGCCGGATGAGCATCGAGGATTACGGCGGCGGCCAGTCGCCCCAGGCCGATGTCCTGGTCGTCACGACGAACGACGTCCCCGGGTACGCGGTCCAGCAGGTGATCGGCGAGGTGTTCGGCCTCACAGTCCGCTCCCGCCATCTGGGCAGCCAGATCGGCGCCGGTCTGAAGTCGATGATCGGCGGCGAGCTCAAGGGGCTGACCAAGACCCTGGTGGAGACCCGCAACCAGGCGATGGAGCGGCTGATCGAGCAGGCCCGCGCGCGGGGGGCCAACGGTGTGCTGGCGATGCGGTTCGACGTCACCGAGGCGGCCGACATCGGTACCGAGGTGTGCGCGTACGGCACGGCGGTCGTGATCGCCAAGCTGTGACGGAGGGGCGGTACGGGTCCGGGCGCCCGGACCCGTACCGCCCCTCCCCGTACCGTCCCCCTCCCTCGCTCCCTCGCCCCTACGGACACGGCTCGGCGAGCCGCCCGCACCATTTGTCCGTATCGTCGCGACAGGACCGTCGCCGCGGGAGAGCACGGCCGGCGGCCACACGGCGAGAGGGAAGGCGAACGCGAACCATGCCACTGCACCGAGGCGCGAACGGGTCCGACGACTCCGGGAAACAGTCCACCATCGCCGTCAACCCGTTCTTCGGCGAGGCGAACCCCGTCGGTGGCATGGACACGGCCCCGCCCAAGCACCGGCTCCCGGACAGCGCGATGCCGCCGATGAGCGCGTACCAGCTGGTCCACGACGAGCTGATGCTGGACGGCAACTCCCGGCTCAATCTGGCCACGTTCGTCACGACGTGGATGGAGCCGCAGGCGGGGGTGCTCCTCGCGGAGTGCCGTGACAAGAACATGATCGACAAGGACGAGTACCCGCGCACCGCCGAGCTGGAGCGGCGCTGCGTGGCGATGCTCGCGGACCTGTGGAACGCGCCGGACCCCTCGACCGCCGTGGGCTGCTCGACGACCGGTTCCAGCGAGGCGTGCATGCTCGCGGGCATGGCGTTCAAGCGGCGCTGGGCGAAGCGGAACGCGGACCGCTATCCGGCCACCGCGCGGCCGAACCTCGTCATGGGGGTCAACGTCCAGGTCTGCTGGGAGAAGTTCTGCAACTTCTGGGAGGTCGAGGCGCGGCAGGTCCCCATGGAGGGGGACCGCTACCACCTGGATCCGCAGGCCGCCGCGGACCTCTGCGACGAGAACACCATCGGGGTGGTGGCCGTGCTCGGCTCCACCTTCGACGGGTCGTACGAGCCGGTCGCCGAGCTCTGCGCGGCCCTGGACGCCCTCCAGGAGCGCACCGGTCTGGACATCCCCGTCCATGTCGACGGGGCGTCGGGCGCGATGGTCGCCCCCTTCCTCGACGAGGAGCTGGTCTGGGACTTCCGGCTGCCCCGGGTCTCGTCCATCAACACGTCGGGCCACAAGTACGGCCTGGTCTACCCGGGCGTCGGCTGGGCGCTGTGGCGCTCCGCCGAGGAACTGCCCGAGGAACTGGTCTTCCGGGTCAACTACCTGGGCGGCGACATGCCGACCTTCGCCCTCAACTTCTCCCGGCCCGGCGCACAGGTGGTGGCGCAGTACTACACGTTCCTGCGGCTGGGCAAGGAGGGGTACCGCGCCGTCCAGCAGGCAACACGGGACGTGGCACAGGGACTTGCCGGCCGGATCGAGGCGCTGGGCGACTTCCGGCTGCTCACCCGGGGCAATGAGCTGCCGGTCTTCGCCTTCACGACCGCGCGGGACATCACGAGCTTCGACGTGTTCGACGTGTCGCGGCGGCTGCGCGAGCGGGGCTGGCTGGTGCCCGCGTACACCTTCCCCGAGAACCGGCAGGACCTGTCGGTGCTGCGGGTGGTCTGCCGCAACGGGTTCTCCGAGGACCTGTCCGATCTGCTGATGGACGACCTGCGGTCGCTGCTGCCCGAACTGCGGCGGCAGTCGGGGCCGTTGGAGCGGAGCAAGGCGGAGGCCACGGCGTTCCACCACTGAACCGCGCGCCGCAGCGGGCCGCATCCGTCAGGTGTCGTCCCCCGGGTGCGGTTCGCCGCTCGCGTACGGGTTCTCCTGCCCCTCGGCGAGGACGCCCGTGAACGGCTCGCCCTCGCCCGCGAAGACGTACGCGCCGCCCTCGATGCGCGCGATCAGCCCCCGCGTCCACTCGGCCCCGCCGTCCGCCGTGTGGACCCAGAGGTTCATGATCTCCCCGATGTGGCCGAGCTGCTGCGGGCCGTCCTCGGGGATGTAGTGCTCGGTGACCGAGGCCCGCCAGGCCTCCATCGCCTGCACGCGCCGCTTCAGCAGCTCGACGGCCTCGGCCCGCTCCAGGTCGACGATGCAGCCGAGCGCGGCCGACAGGACGTCCGTCTTCTGGTCGTACGTGACCAGCGCCTCGCGGAGCAGCCTGAGGTACTCCTCCCGGCCCGCCGCCGTCATCTCGTACTCGGTACGGGGCGGGCCGCCCGCGGTGCTCGGGGCGGTCTCGTGAGCCAGCAGCATGCCCTGCTTCGCCAGCTGCTTCAGGGCGTGGTAGATCGACCCCGGCTTGGCGTTGGACCACTCGTGGGCGCCCCAGTACTCCAGGTCGTTGCGGACCTGGTAGCCGTGGGCGCGCCCGTGCTGACGGACCGCTCCGAGGACGAGCAGACGGATCGCTGACATGGGAGCCAGCCTAGAGGGGCTGTCCCGCAGGGCGTGTCCTCGCGGGACGGCCCCGCCCGGTCAGCGGCCGGAACCTCAGAACGGGAAGCCGCTGCGGCCGTGCTGGATCGAGATCCACTGCTGAGTGGTGAACACGTCGACCATGGAATCGCCGTTCAGCCGCCCGAGCCCGGAGCGCTTCTCGCCGCCGAAGGGGACGATCGGCTCGTCGTGCACGGTTCCGTCGTTGATGTGGATCATTCCGGTACGCACCCGCCGGGCGAGGCGGACACCGCGCTCCA comes from the Streptomyces sp. NBC_01471 genome and includes:
- a CDS encoding threonine/serine exporter family protein, encoding MAETDGPEDRKPQSDEVRSAFVPPTGTGTPAPEDSSTTSEFAVPHGLASETPAEPEGSAFTTPQTYSAQNSPPAFTPAHGFPMIKLAKEAPWQDRMRTMLRMPVHERPALEPAQKQDDESGPAVPRVLDLTLRIGELLLAGGEGAEDVEAAMFAVTQAYGLERCEPTVTFTLLSISHQPSLVDDPVTASRTVRRRGTDYTRLAAVYHLIDDITSEDVDVSLEEAYRGLAGIRRNRHPYPGWALTTANGLLAGAASVLVGGGALVFIAAMVGAMLGDRLAWYLAGRGLPEFYQFSVAAMPPAAVGVALTLAHVPDLRASAVITGGLFALLPGRALVAGVQDGLTGYYITASARLLEVVYFFISIVIGVLIVIWLGLQFGANQLDAEAALTSVNRPVIQILAAMLLTFAFAILLQQDRSTVLMVTLNGGVAWIVYGALHYAGNISPVPSTAVAAGLVGLFGQLFSRYRYASALPYVTAAIGPLLPGSATYFGMLYIAHSDVNKGLASLTKAAALALAIAVGVNLGGEISRLFMRAPGVVGGQRRAAKRTRGF
- a CDS encoding DedA family protein; this translates as MTTLALGPSWMDPDYLISTFGVAGLLVIVFAESGLLIGFFLPGDSLLFTSGLLVTTGKLGTPLWLLCVLVAVAAVAGDQVGYLFGRKVGPSLFRRPDSKLFKQENVEKAHDFFEKYGPKSLVLARFVPIVRTFTPIIAGVSRMNYRSFVIFNVIGGTLWGVGVTLLGAGLGKIAFVNAHIELILVAIVLVSVVPIAIEYLRSRGRAGREGAQTPDAPEGQGPRRRRHAKR
- a CDS encoding PadR family transcriptional regulator, producing the protein MSAIRLLVLGAVRQHGRAHGYQVRNDLEYWGAHEWSNAKPGSIYHALKQLAKQGMLLAHETAPSTAGGPPRTEYEMTAAGREEYLRLLREALVTYDQKTDVLSAALGCIVDLERAEAVELLKRRVQAMEAWRASVTEHYIPEDGPQQLGHIGEIMNLWVHTADGGAEWTRGLIARIEGGAYVFAGEGEPFTGVLAEGQENPYASGEPHPGDDT
- a CDS encoding YbjQ family protein, whose amino-acid sequence is MSIEDYGGGQSPQADVLVVTTNDVPGYAVQQVIGEVFGLTVRSRHLGSQIGAGLKSMIGGELKGLTKTLVETRNQAMERLIEQARARGANGVLAMRFDVTEAADIGTEVCAYGTAVVIAKL
- a CDS encoding glutamate decarboxylase encodes the protein MPLHRGANGSDDSGKQSTIAVNPFFGEANPVGGMDTAPPKHRLPDSAMPPMSAYQLVHDELMLDGNSRLNLATFVTTWMEPQAGVLLAECRDKNMIDKDEYPRTAELERRCVAMLADLWNAPDPSTAVGCSTTGSSEACMLAGMAFKRRWAKRNADRYPATARPNLVMGVNVQVCWEKFCNFWEVEARQVPMEGDRYHLDPQAAADLCDENTIGVVAVLGSTFDGSYEPVAELCAALDALQERTGLDIPVHVDGASGAMVAPFLDEELVWDFRLPRVSSINTSGHKYGLVYPGVGWALWRSAEELPEELVFRVNYLGGDMPTFALNFSRPGAQVVAQYYTFLRLGKEGYRAVQQATRDVAQGLAGRIEALGDFRLLTRGNELPVFAFTTARDITSFDVFDVSRRLRERGWLVPAYTFPENRQDLSVLRVVCRNGFSEDLSDLLMDDLRSLLPELRRQSGPLERSKAEATAFHH